One region of Thalassophryne amazonica chromosome 16, fThaAma1.1, whole genome shotgun sequence genomic DNA includes:
- the hoxb4a gene encoding homeobox protein Hox-B4a gives MAMSSYLINSNYVDPKFPPCEEYSHSDYLPSHSPDYYSSQRQQPAAFQPDYHHQQHQQQQQRTEPPYTQCQRAGQPSSVVMSPRGHVLPPAALQNQSAPVSERSHRCESVTPSPPPPPPPSCGQTAASSPASSRKDPVVYPWMKKVHVNIVSSNYSGGEPKRSRTAYTRQQVLELEKEFHYNRYLTRRRRVEIAHTLCLSERQIKIWFQNRRMKWKKDHKLPNTKVRSGTNSNSSQNRSSGPL, from the exons ATGGCCATGAGCTCCTATTTGATCAACTCCAACTATGTGGACCCGAAGTTCCCCCCGTGCGAGGAGTACTCCCACAGCGATTATCTGCCCAGCCACTCTCCGGACTACTACAGCTCCCAgaggcagcagccagccgccTTCCAGCCGGACTACCACCACCAGCagcaccagcagcagcagcagcgaacCGAGCCGCCGTACACGCAGTGCCAGCGCGCGGGACAGCCCTCCTCGGTGGTGATGTCTCCGCGGGGTCACGTCCTCCCTCCGGCCGCGCTGCAGAACCAGAGCGCCCCCGTCTCGGAGCGCAGCCACCGCTGTGAGTCGGTGACACCCAgcccgcctcctcctcctcctccgtccTGCGGCCAAACCGCCGCGTCTTCCCCGGCGAGTTCGCGCAAAGACCCGGTGGTTTACCCGTGGATGAAGAAAGTGCACGTAAACATCG TGAGCTCGAACTACTCCGGAGGAGAACCGAAGCGCTCGCGGACAGCCTACACGCGCCAGCAGGTTCTGGAGCTGGAGAAGGAGTTCCATTACAACCGGTACCTGACGCGCAGGCGCAGGGTGGAGATCGCGCACACACTGTGTCTGTCGGAGCGGCAGATCAAGATCTGGTTCCAGAACCGGAGGATGAAGTGGAAGAAGGACCACAAGCTGCCCAACACCAAAGTCCGCTCTGGCACGAACAGCAACAGCTCTCAGAACCGGTCTTCAGGACCACTATAG